TTCCGGGGAGACTTCTGATTCGGGGATTTCTACAATACAATCATTTTTAGCCATGGTGACTACTCCTGTTAGTTGTTGTGGTTAGCGCTGTGGGCGTGTTGCACCACGTCCACAGCGTGAATAATAACCCTATAAAAATATCCAGTTGGAAGGGAAAAGTCCAAATGAAAATGGATGAAAGTTTGGGTGGGGGAGTGTGAGGTTGGTTCCAGAATTGTGCTGAGTTAATAAGCGATTTTTTTAAGATAAAATAAGGCTGAAAAGTGACTCACCAAGAGATGAATCATGTGAATTCGAATGCTGCCAACGTATTAAAACTCTACCAAAAGAGGATCTTCCGGAGTTTAGCAAGATTAATTTCACTTTGGTAACCCTAATAGGGAGCTTTGAGAACAGACGTGATATACGTTGCATGTGTCAAATGGGGTCTGGCTAAGGTTAATGTTAATGTGTTAATCAGCGGTGGAGCTGATATAGATACGCTGGGAGAGCTTGGCAGTATTTCTTTGCATGAGGCGATTTCTCATATAATACAGAGCAAGTTTATATTTCCGTTTTTTGATTGAACAATTCAAAAAGAACTGCGAATGAGAATGTTGGCTATTAGTATAGCTAGATGCTACCAATGCTTTGGATATTTCGACTGTAAATTTTTTATTGACTAACTATCTAAAATTAGATAGTTAAGTGGGTCTGTGTTCACTACTCATAAGCGAATGAATACTGCACCATCCACTATATTGAGGATTTGTATATAAATGGAAAAACCGAAATTATTTATTTCTTATAGTTGGTCTAATCCAGCCCATGAACAATGGGTGATTGATTTGGCTAATGAACTAACAGAGTCTGGTGTTTATGTCTTTCTTGATAAGTGGGATCTTAAAGAAGGTCATGACTCGGTTGCCTTTATGGAAAAGATGGTTACAGATCCCCAGATTGCTAAAGTAGCTATCATATGTGACGAAATTTATGCATCAAAGGCAGATGGACGAGAGGGGGGAGTTGGTACTGAAACACAAATTATCTCACGTGAAGTTTATGAAAATCAGGAACAAGAAAAATTTGTGGCGATTATCTCTGGACGAGATTCACAAGGGAAAGCATACTTACCGACTTATTATAAATCACGAATATATATTGATTTAAGTGAGCCTGATACTTATGCTGAAAATTTTGAGAAACTATTGCGTTGGATATATGATAAACCTTTATATATTAGGCCTGAGATAGGAAAGCGGCCTTCTTTTTTAGATGAGCCAGATGGTATATCTCTGGGAACAACTTCATTATACAAGAGGGCCATGTCGGCTATCAAAGATAATAAACCATTTACTTCTGGTGCTCTAGATGAATATCTTTCTACCTTTATTAGTAGCTTTGAAAAATTTAGAATTACCGAAAAAGAAGGTGATTTTGATGATCAACTAATTGATAATATAGAGAAATTTATTCCGTATAGAAACGAAGTAATTTCTATATCTATCGCTCTCGCACAATATGCACCAACAGTAGAAAATGTCCTCAAAATACATCGCTTCTTTGAAGTCTTGATTCCATTTATGAATAGACCCGAGAATGTTACTAGTTGGAGTGAATGGGATTTTGATAATTTTAAATTTATTATTCATGAGCTTTTCTTGTATGTAGTTGCTGTTTTTATAAAATATGAGAGATTTTCAGAAATTAACGTACTCTTGACACAGCAATACTATGTAGGCGGGATCTCTGACTATGGAAAAGATACAATGGTAGGATATGAGGTTTTCCGAGATTATTTACGTTCCTTAGAACATAGGAACAAACGGTTGGATCTAAGACGTTTATCTGTTCATGCGGATCTACTAGAACAAAGAAGTAAAAGCTCTGGCATAGAATTTCGTTATTTAATGCAGGCTGATTTTATACTTTTTATGCGAGCTGAAATACAGAAAATTGATATGTATACACATTGGTTTCCAGACACCCTGCTGTACATAGGTCGTTTTCACAGTGCATTTGAAATTTTTGCAAGATCTTCATCAAAATCATATTTTGAAAAAGTGAAGTGTATTCTAGGAATCGATAAACCATCAGACCTTAATGAGTTGATGAATGTTTATAAAATAGATCGTCAAAGACTACCAAGGTGGGGATTTCAGTCATTTAGCCCTACTATATTACTTGGCTTTGAGCAACTAGCTACAAGGGCATGATACTGTTGGACTATTTTTTATCGCGCTCCATATTATCGTAGAGCGCGGTGTAATATCTGCTTTTAAGTCTTTAAATATCTTCTCATAAAATATCAAAAAACCGTGATCTAGTGAGTTATTGGAAAATATATGACTTATTTTTTATTGACGATTTTTTATCAAACCCTTGGGTAGTAGAAAGTGACTTCTCATATAAGTCACAAGTAACCGCACATAGATATGTATGATACTTAAGTATATTAGAGGTGATATTAGTGTCTAAAATCTCTATTTTGTGTGCACTAGTTCTATAAATGGGATGAAAGTTACCTCCAGTGATAACACTGAACTTGTAATGTTCTAGGTTTCAGCTTTACATCTCAATCAATATATTTTATTGGCCTGATATATAGTATCTTTCTTTCATTAAATCGTTCAAAGATTTAACTTCTGCGATAAGGATTTTTTTGCAATATTTTTTCGGCTTTCCTATTGTAGGCACTCTTAATGATATACCATAAACCAGCTAAACATGTGTCTAAAAATGCAATTTTTATAACTGTTTGTCAAAATATCGTATCCATTATGTCTCCTTAAGTAAAAGTAATAAAAATAGCGACCAACTGTATTTTTGGTCGCCACTAATTAATTTAGCCTCGTGCTTCTCGACTGTCTTCATCTTCAGGAACACGATAGCGCCAATATCTTTCAGGCTTAACCCAAACAACATTTTTACCACTATCTATCCTAAACTTAGTAATAATTTTGGTAGATAGCACTTGGTTACCATCTGCATTTTCCTTTAAATGCAACTCGTTTCCTGATCTAACGAGATAATCAACGACATCTTGCTGATATAAGCATCCGGTTATTTGTAGAGCACTTGTCATCCATGATGAGACATCGTTAATCGATAACATCTGTTTGTTTGGGGTTATAGCTTTGGGGTATAAGATTCTAATGATTCCTCTGGGAATATGCCCATATCTAGTTTTTTTCCAGCAAACCATTGGCATCTGTATGTACCAATAAAATCTTCGGTAACATGGTGCTCCATAACTTTTTCAATGGTCATGGCTGGACCGCCTGATTTTATGATTACTTGGTCACCAACGTTATAGATAGCTTTTCTTCCTCGAGGTGTTTTTGACATTGTACAATTCCTTATAGTAAACGGCGAAATGCCTTTAAGAGAGCTTGGGATAATAATTCTATATTCAAGCCTAATTTATTTGATATTCATCATAATTAGAGCGAATTCTTATGGCCAAGCCAGATTGTGAGGTAATCGAATTGTCTTCATTCTGCCTTTTTTGACTAAGTACACTAGTTAATACAGTATAGCTCGCATCTAGTTGAGCGATTTTATTGATGATGTTTGTGGGGATAATGGTACATGCAAGCTCACCATTCTTATCAATTGTTAAACAAGATATGGTGAGGTGAATGCTGGATCTAGAAAGAAAAGGAGGCTAACAGTGGTACATCTTAATCAACGGGAAATTGGTTACTTGTTCTCACGTGCTTGCATATTAGCTTGATGGCTCTCGTTTAATTCTTCCGCAGCTACAAGATCGCGTATTTCATATAGCTTGCTACTGACACTATGGATTCGGGATATGAAGCTATCCAGAAATTCATTGGTTACCTCAAAATACTTCCCTTTTTCATCGACCCTGCGATGCAGAATTTGTCCCCGTGTTTCGCTAGTTATGGGATATGTATGTACGAAGTCTGAACGCTCAGTATTTAGTATCTCAAAAAGATTCGCAGCATCCATACCCGTTTTATAAATAGTACGGTTGGATGATTTTACCTTTCTTATGCTGGCACGAAAGGTATCTAGGATTTCACCTCCCATTTTTCCTTGAAGTGTAGTCTGGTCGATTGTTTTATCCAAGAGCGAAGAGATTTCGGTCATGAAACTTGCTATTGACCCGAACCCATAAACAGCGATTCCGAGTCTGTAGAGGTAAAGGTCATCATCGGGTAAAGCTAGACGAGTTTGTTGTTTAATCCGAGTTATTTCTTTTGGGTTCATTTTGAATACCTGCATTTTAGTAAAAGTATTTTGTTGAGGTTTTGTTTAGTATAAGCAGAGGCAGGAAATTACCAGTGCGACTTATTTCCCACTTTGAATATACCGTAATGATGATACTGCCTTCATCAGCAGTTATTCCTGAGTCCTCCACTTCCCCCCAATCAATCCCCCCAATCAATCCCCTCAACACTCTCTCTAACTCCCCCGACTGAGAAAACTCCACACACCTATAAATCACCATATTCGTCGTTCTCAAGTCCCCACCGCTCTGGCGCAGGGGCTTATAAAACTCCCCAGTCTTAGCCTCAATAAACGCATTCAGGGCGTTATTTTTCTCGGCGTTGAAACCCAGCCCCATATCAATGTCGATAAAGCCCATG
This DNA window, taken from Leminorella richardii, encodes the following:
- a CDS encoding SEFIR domain-containing protein; its protein translation is MEKPKLFISYSWSNPAHEQWVIDLANELTESGVYVFLDKWDLKEGHDSVAFMEKMVTDPQIAKVAIICDEIYASKADGREGGVGTETQIISREVYENQEQEKFVAIISGRDSQGKAYLPTYYKSRIYIDLSEPDTYAENFEKLLRWIYDKPLYIRPEIGKRPSFLDEPDGISLGTTSLYKRAMSAIKDNKPFTSGALDEYLSTFISSFEKFRITEKEGDFDDQLIDNIEKFIPYRNEVISISIALAQYAPTVENVLKIHRFFEVLIPFMNRPENVTSWSEWDFDNFKFIIHELFLYVVAVFIKYERFSEINVLLTQQYYVGGISDYGKDTMVGYEVFRDYLRSLEHRNKRLDLRRLSVHADLLEQRSKSSGIEFRYLMQADFILFMRAEIQKIDMYTHWFPDTLLYIGRFHSAFEIFARSSSKSYFEKVKCILGIDKPSDLNELMNVYKIDRQRLPRWGFQSFSPTILLGFEQLATRA
- a CDS encoding YodC family protein; this encodes MSKTPRGRKAIYNVGDQVIIKSGGPAMTIEKVMEHHVTEDFIGTYRCQWFAGKKLDMGIFPEESLESYTPKL
- a CDS encoding DUF6953 family protein, with product MPMVCWKKTRYGHIPRGIIRILYPKAITPNKQMLSINDVSSWMTSALQITGCLYQQDVVDYLVRSGNELHLKENADGNQVLSTKIITKFRIDSGKNVVWVKPERYWRYRVPEDEDSREARG